The proteins below come from a single Afipia felis ATCC 53690 genomic window:
- a CDS encoding putative bifunctional diguanylate cyclase/phosphodiesterase — MSATSVSSESVIGSDLFSDLSVLRRKWRAALKPGCTLPPFEDVTLGSLGRIADHMALLKGQGGNIEILRAGREVEAWLENEIQHTSLAMLPPDCALAVAEACASAQHNQKPYLAAAHCVRHGKVQVYDVLALPMASRWGDVLTSIYVHAHGLDYDLLDAVFCATDDGVLSLAAIRDAGGDPVDFQIVHLNQGAARLLRLPSDELRWLRLSAGTHLLSSADVLAQLVEATRNAVSVQIEVEGDGFTLKLNVAPVGDMLSVILTDITELKRREKSFRLLFDANPMPMWVFDAQTKNFLGVNDAAINHYGYDRASFLSMNLIDIWPEDERQKHARALDEVGDVYQSAHNWRHVKADGSEIEVLTFGRRVPFESKDGFLVTAVDITERRKAEARIAYMAHHDNLTGLPNRVKFREHLDQALERNGSGEERIGVLCIDLDLFKSVNDSFGHPVGDRLLKMVAERLHDVMPAEALGARLGGDEFAMIVKRNPTPRELNDLSATLIARVSAPYVVDGLELVIGASVGIAMSPGDGATGDDLLRNADMALYRAKSEGGGAHCFFEKEMDRQAQTRRALEFDLRHALPNGEFELHYQPLVDVAANRIVAFESLIRWRHPERGMISPAEFIPVAEDIGLIVTLGEWVLREACSEAAKWPADIKVAVNLSPIQFRSRNLVQTVIAALAHSGLAPTRLELEITESLFLAETEANLATLHQLRSLGVRISMDDFGTGYSSLSYLRSFPFDKIKIDRSFVRDLAERQDCVAIVKAISGLGQSLNISTTAEGVETEDQLDRLRAMGCTEVQGFLFSAARPGCDIAGLLDRFGQGQSKAAAPAAAAIAAA, encoded by the coding sequence GCCGCATTGCCGATCACATGGCGCTGCTCAAGGGGCAGGGCGGCAATATCGAGATCTTGCGCGCCGGGCGTGAAGTCGAGGCGTGGCTCGAAAACGAGATCCAGCATACGTCGCTCGCCATGCTGCCGCCCGACTGTGCTTTGGCGGTCGCGGAGGCCTGCGCGTCGGCGCAGCACAACCAGAAGCCATATCTGGCCGCGGCCCATTGCGTGCGGCACGGCAAGGTGCAGGTTTATGACGTTCTCGCGCTGCCGATGGCATCCCGCTGGGGCGACGTGCTCACCAGCATCTATGTTCATGCCCACGGTCTCGATTACGATCTGCTCGACGCTGTGTTCTGCGCGACCGATGACGGCGTGCTGTCGCTCGCGGCCATTCGCGATGCTGGAGGCGATCCGGTCGATTTTCAGATCGTGCATCTCAATCAGGGCGCGGCGCGGCTGTTGCGGTTGCCGTCCGACGAATTGCGCTGGCTGCGTCTCAGCGCGGGAACGCATCTGTTGTCGTCCGCCGATGTGCTGGCTCAACTCGTCGAGGCGACCCGCAATGCGGTCAGCGTCCAGATCGAAGTCGAAGGCGACGGCTTCACCCTGAAATTGAATGTCGCGCCGGTCGGCGACATGTTGTCGGTGATCCTGACCGACATCACCGAATTGAAGCGCCGCGAAAAATCGTTCCGCCTGCTGTTCGACGCCAATCCGATGCCGATGTGGGTGTTCGACGCGCAAACCAAGAATTTCCTCGGCGTCAACGACGCGGCAATCAACCATTACGGCTATGACCGCGCTAGCTTCCTGTCGATGAATCTCATCGACATCTGGCCGGAAGACGAGCGTCAGAAACACGCCCGTGCGCTGGACGAGGTTGGCGACGTCTATCAGTCGGCCCATAACTGGCGGCATGTGAAGGCGGACGGCTCGGAGATCGAGGTTCTGACTTTCGGCCGTCGTGTGCCGTTCGAGAGCAAGGATGGCTTCCTGGTGACGGCGGTGGACATCACCGAGCGGCGCAAGGCGGAGGCGCGCATCGCCTATATGGCGCATCACGACAATCTCACCGGCTTGCCGAACCGCGTGAAATTCCGCGAGCATCTCGATCAGGCGCTGGAGCGGAACGGCAGCGGCGAGGAGCGCATCGGCGTGCTCTGCATCGACCTCGACCTGTTCAAGAGCGTCAACGACTCGTTCGGGCATCCGGTCGGCGATCGTCTGCTGAAGATGGTGGCCGAGCGGTTGCACGACGTCATGCCGGCGGAGGCGCTGGGGGCGCGCCTCGGCGGTGATGAATTCGCGATGATCGTGAAACGCAACCCGACGCCGCGCGAACTCAACGATCTTTCGGCGACGCTGATCGCCCGCGTGAGCGCGCCTTACGTCGTGGACGGGCTCGAGCTTGTGATCGGTGCGAGCGTCGGCATTGCGATGTCGCCGGGCGATGGTGCGACCGGCGATGACCTGCTGCGCAATGCGGATATGGCGCTGTACCGCGCCAAATCGGAGGGCGGCGGCGCCCATTGCTTCTTCGAGAAAGAGATGGACCGTCAGGCACAGACCCGCCGCGCGCTCGAATTCGATCTGCGTCACGCGCTGCCCAATGGTGAGTTCGAGCTGCATTATCAGCCGCTGGTCGACGTCGCTGCCAACCGCATCGTCGCCTTCGAGTCGCTCATTCGCTGGCGCCATCCGGAGCGTGGCATGATTTCGCCGGCGGAGTTCATTCCGGTGGCGGAAGATATCGGCCTGATTGTCACGCTCGGCGAATGGGTGCTGCGCGAGGCCTGCAGCGAGGCGGCGAAATGGCCTGCAGACATCAAAGTCGCGGTCAATCTTTCGCCGATCCAGTTCAGGAGCCGCAATCTGGTCCAGACCGTGATCGCGGCGCTGGCGCATTCGGGCCTTGCGCCGACGCGGTTAGAGCTTGAAATCACGGAATCGCTGTTCCTCGCGGAAACCGAGGCGAACCTCGCGACGCTGCATCAGCTTCGCAGCCTCGGCGTGCGTATCTCGATGGACGATTTCGGCACGGGCTATTCCAGCTTGAGCTATCTGCGCAGCTTCCCGTTCGACAAGATCAAGATCGACCGCTCATTCGTGCGTGATCTCGCCGAGCGACAGGATTGCGTGGCGATCGTGAAGGCGATTTCGGGTCTCGGTCAGAGCCTGAACATCTCGACGACGGCCGAAGGCGTCGAGACCGAGGATCAACTCGACCGCCTGCGCGCGATGGGCTGCACCGAGGTGCAGGGTTTCCTGTTCAGCGCCGCCAGGCCGGGCTGCGATATTGCGGGGCTGCTCGACAGGTTCGGGCAGGGGCAATCAAAGGCTGCAGCGCCGGCCGCAGCCGCCATCGCGGCTGCCTAA
- a CDS encoding nitroreductase family protein — MTDALELLKTRRSLKPMEMTGPGPSAAELDTILTIGSRVPDHGKLSPWRFIVFEGDGRTRAGEIFAKLFAQKNPQATPDQIEKERTRFSQAPLVVAVVSKTVEHFKVPAWEQELSAGASAMNIIHAATALGYVCDWVTGWLAFDRDVMDALGLAPNEKIAGFIHIGKPTRTIEDRPRPPLGEIVTRF; from the coding sequence ATGACCGACGCACTTGAACTTCTGAAAACCCGCCGCTCGCTCAAGCCGATGGAGATGACCGGCCCCGGCCCCAGCGCGGCCGAGCTCGACACCATCCTCACCATTGGCTCCCGAGTGCCCGACCACGGCAAGCTGTCGCCGTGGCGCTTCATCGTATTCGAAGGCGACGGCCGCACGCGCGCCGGAGAGATTTTCGCAAAACTGTTCGCGCAGAAGAATCCGCAGGCAACGCCCGATCAGATCGAAAAAGAGCGCACGCGGTTCTCACAGGCTCCGCTCGTCGTCGCGGTGGTGAGCAAGACTGTCGAACACTTCAAGGTACCCGCGTGGGAGCAGGAATTGTCGGCGGGCGCGAGCGCGATGAACATCATCCATGCCGCGACCGCGCTCGGCTATGTCTGCGACTGGGTGACGGGCTGGCTCGCGTTCGACCGCGATGTAATGGACGCACTCGGCCTTGCCCCGAACGAAAAGATTGCGGGCTTCATCCACATCGGCAAGCCGACGCGCACCATCGAAGACCGCCCTCGCCCACCACTCGGCGAGATCGTGACGCGGTTCTAG
- the thrS gene encoding threonine--tRNA ligase → MSDKEAPASGFQFGLANLKAVENPNMIAVTFPDGAKREFPKGITGLDIAKGISPSLAKRTVAMALDGVVSDLTDGIEHDAKIEFINRDDPRALELIRHDAAHVLAEAVQTLWPGTQVTIGPVIDNGFYYDFFRNEPFTPDDFTAIEKKMREIIAKDAPFTKEVWTRDDTKKVFADKGESFKVELVDAIPEDQSIKIYKQGEWFDLCRGPHMTSTGKVGNAFKLMKVAGAYWRGDSNNPMLTRIYGTAFASQQDLDAYLKQLEEAEKRDHRRLGREMDLFHFQEEGPGVVFWHAKGWTLFQAIIAYMRRRLSGDYDEVNAPQMLDKSLWETSGHWEWYRENMFAAQSAGDEAEDKRWFAIKPMNCPGHVLIFKHGLKSYRELPIRLAEFGIVHRYEPSGAMHGLMRVRGFTQDDAHIFCTEQQLADECLKINDLILSTYADFGFEGELTVKLSTRPDKRVGTDAAWDHAESVMTEVLAQIEAKSGNRIKTSINPGEGAFYGPKFEYVLRDAIGREWQCGTTQVDFNLPERFGAFYIDEHSNKVAPVMVHRAICGSLERFTGILIEHFAGHFPLWLAPVQAVITTITSDGDDYAREVFEACRAAGLRVEIDLRNEKINYKVREHSLAKVPALLVVGKKEAETRAVSIRRLGKEGQTVLPLDEALQALTLEAMPPDVKRAKGLA, encoded by the coding sequence ATGTCTGACAAAGAAGCGCCCGCGTCCGGATTCCAGTTCGGCCTCGCCAACCTCAAAGCCGTCGAAAATCCCAACATGATTGCCGTTACCTTCCCCGACGGCGCCAAGCGCGAATTCCCCAAGGGCATCACCGGCCTCGACATCGCCAAGGGCATCTCGCCCTCGCTCGCCAAGCGCACCGTGGCGATGGCGCTCGATGGTGTGGTGTCTGACCTCACCGACGGAATCGAGCACGACGCCAAGATCGAATTCATCAACCGCGACGACCCGCGCGCGCTGGAACTGATCCGGCACGACGCCGCGCATGTGCTCGCGGAAGCCGTGCAGACGCTGTGGCCCGGCACGCAGGTCACCATCGGCCCGGTGATCGACAACGGTTTCTATTACGACTTCTTCCGCAACGAGCCGTTCACGCCGGACGATTTCACCGCCATCGAAAAGAAGATGCGCGAGATCATCGCCAAGGACGCGCCCTTCACCAAGGAAGTGTGGACGCGCGACGACACCAAGAAGGTGTTCGCCGACAAGGGCGAGAGCTTCAAGGTCGAACTCGTCGACGCCATCCCGGAAGACCAGTCGATCAAGATCTACAAGCAGGGCGAATGGTTCGACCTCTGCCGCGGCCCGCACATGACCTCGACCGGCAAGGTCGGCAACGCCTTCAAGCTGATGAAGGTTGCGGGTGCCTATTGGCGCGGCGATTCCAACAACCCGATGCTGACGCGCATCTACGGCACGGCATTCGCGAGCCAGCAGGATCTCGACGCCTATCTCAAGCAACTTGAGGAGGCCGAGAAGCGCGACCACCGCCGCCTCGGGCGCGAGATGGACCTCTTCCACTTCCAGGAGGAAGGTCCCGGAGTCGTGTTCTGGCACGCCAAGGGCTGGACGCTGTTTCAGGCGATCATCGCCTATATGCGCCGCCGCCTCTCGGGTGACTACGACGAGGTCAACGCGCCGCAGATGCTCGACAAGTCACTGTGGGAGACCTCCGGCCACTGGGAGTGGTATCGCGAGAACATGTTCGCGGCACAGTCCGCCGGTGACGAAGCCGAGGACAAGCGCTGGTTCGCGATCAAGCCGATGAACTGCCCCGGCCACGTGCTGATCTTCAAGCACGGGCTCAAGAGCTATCGCGAACTGCCGATCCGCCTCGCCGAATTCGGCATCGTGCATCGCTACGAGCCATCGGGCGCGATGCACGGGCTGATGCGCGTGCGCGGCTTCACGCAGGACGATGCGCACATCTTCTGCACGGAGCAGCAACTCGCGGACGAGTGCCTCAAGATCAATGACCTGATCCTGTCGACCTATGCCGATTTCGGATTCGAAGGCGAACTCACGGTGAAGCTCTCGACCCGCCCCGACAAGCGCGTCGGCACCGATGCCGCATGGGATCACGCCGAAAGCGTGATGACGGAAGTGCTCGCGCAGATCGAGGCGAAGTCCGGCAACCGCATCAAGACCTCGATCAATCCGGGCGAAGGCGCGTTCTACGGCCCGAAGTTCGAATACGTGCTGCGCGACGCCATCGGCCGCGAATGGCAGTGCGGCACCACGCAGGTTGACTTCAACCTGCCGGAGCGGTTCGGCGCGTTCTACATCGACGAGCATTCCAACAAGGTCGCACCGGTGATGGTGCATCGTGCGATCTGTGGATCGCTGGAGCGTTTCACCGGCATCCTGATCGAGCACTTTGCGGGTCACTTCCCGCTCTGGCTCGCGCCAGTGCAGGCTGTCATCACCACCATCACGTCGGACGGTGACGATTATGCCCGCGAGGTGTTCGAGGCGTGTCGCGCTGCAGGGTTGCGTGTCGAGATCGATCTTCGCAACGAGAAGATCAACTACAAGGTCCGCGAGCACTCGCTGGCGAAGGTTCCAGCCCTGCTGGTCGTCGGCAAGAAGGAAGCCGAGACACGCGCCGTCTCGATCCGCCGCCTCGGCAAGGAAGGCCAGACGGTGCTGCCGCTCGATGAAGCATTGCAGGCGCTGACCCTTGAGGCCATGCCGCCGGACGTCAAGCGCGCGAAGGGCCTCGCTTAA
- a CDS encoding xanthine dehydrogenase family protein molybdopterin-binding subunit yields the protein MNYVDPGKVIGSPLNRVDGPKKVTGTAIYTSDHHFDGMLYAVPVRATIASGTIKNLDTSVAEKMPGVHLVLHSGNIGKLNHLPDRRLLIDEKRPPLADDEVRYYGQYVAAVIADTFEQATAAADAVKVAYDAKPFNVKDELEPSKWSTESKRGDVDKAFTEAPVKVDEIYITPTETHSVIELHASVVTYENGVFTLYEPSQAVVNHRQVAAAVLGEPADNIRVVARFIGSGFGSKLWPWPHSFIAAVAARKLKRPVKLVLTRKMNFESTGHRPITQQHIKLGATTDGKLVSLSHEYVNHTSLLDDYTENCGEATPFLYSTPNLLVRASTTRRNVGTPTSMRGPGAIPGLFALESAVDELVIKLKIDPVQFRIMNEPKVDESTGLPFSSRHMVECLQTGAEKFGWSKRTPGIGSMTRDGKIIGWGVAGCSWLALRMPTEAAVELKSDGTVRVTCATQDIGTGTYTVAAQVVSSETGVPTDKIEVVLGDTDLPPGPFSGGSAATASVIPALLQAVREAQQTVIDLAVKTPNSPLASHKPHDLVFKDGKIVVANATVGSADGGGLPFNRVLEMASKTSVKGKGKSEGGFNDPLKKKYSLHSFGVQFAEVSWQPEIARLRVERVVTVIDGGRVINMKTASNQIEGAVIMGVGMALFEHTHYDPQNGAAINSNFADYVMTTHADAPRIDVSFVEHPDTIFNELGARGLGEIGLAGIAAAITNAVHHATGVRVRKLPVMIEDLLTA from the coding sequence ATGAATTACGTGGACCCCGGCAAGGTGATCGGCTCCCCACTCAATCGCGTGGACGGACCGAAGAAAGTCACCGGCACAGCCATCTATACATCCGACCATCATTTCGACGGCATGCTCTATGCCGTCCCCGTCCGCGCCACCATCGCCAGCGGCACGATCAAGAACCTCGACACCTCGGTTGCCGAGAAGATGCCCGGCGTGCACCTCGTGCTGCACTCGGGAAATATCGGCAAGCTCAACCACCTCCCCGACAGGAGACTCCTGATCGACGAGAAACGGCCGCCGCTTGCCGACGATGAAGTGCGCTATTACGGCCAGTACGTCGCCGCCGTCATCGCCGACACGTTCGAACAGGCCACCGCCGCCGCCGATGCTGTGAAGGTCGCTTACGACGCAAAACCCTTCAATGTGAAGGATGAGCTCGAGCCGTCGAAATGGTCCACGGAGAGCAAACGCGGCGACGTCGACAAGGCGTTCACCGAGGCACCCGTCAAGGTCGATGAGATTTACATCACGCCAACCGAGACCCATTCCGTCATCGAGCTGCATGCTTCGGTCGTGACTTATGAAAACGGCGTGTTCACGCTGTATGAGCCGAGTCAGGCGGTCGTGAACCACCGGCAGGTCGCAGCCGCGGTGCTGGGCGAACCGGCAGACAACATTCGCGTCGTTGCGCGCTTCATCGGCTCAGGCTTCGGCAGCAAGCTCTGGCCGTGGCCGCACAGTTTCATCGCCGCCGTGGCGGCAAGGAAGCTCAAGCGGCCGGTCAAACTCGTCCTGACACGCAAGATGAACTTCGAATCCACCGGACACAGGCCGATCACGCAGCAGCATATCAAGCTCGGCGCAACGACGGACGGCAAGCTCGTCTCGCTGAGCCATGAATATGTCAACCACACTTCGCTGCTGGACGACTACACGGAGAACTGCGGCGAGGCGACGCCCTTTCTTTATTCAACGCCCAACCTGCTCGTCCGCGCATCCACCACGCGACGCAATGTCGGCACGCCGACCTCAATGCGCGGCCCCGGCGCGATACCGGGATTGTTCGCGCTCGAATCCGCCGTGGACGAACTGGTGATCAAGCTGAAGATCGATCCAGTCCAATTCCGCATCATGAACGAGCCGAAGGTGGATGAAAGCACCGGCCTGCCCTTCTCCTCGCGCCACATGGTCGAGTGCCTGCAGACCGGCGCGGAGAAATTCGGCTGGAGCAAACGCACGCCGGGCATCGGCTCGATGACACGAGATGGAAAAATTATCGGCTGGGGCGTTGCGGGCTGCTCGTGGCTTGCGCTGCGCATGCCGACCGAAGCCGCCGTCGAATTGAAGTCGGACGGCACCGTGCGCGTCACCTGCGCGACGCAGGACATCGGCACCGGCACGTACACCGTGGCGGCGCAGGTCGTCAGTTCCGAGACCGGCGTGCCCACGGACAAGATCGAAGTCGTGCTGGGCGATACCGATTTGCCGCCCGGCCCGTTCTCCGGCGGCTCCGCCGCGACGGCCTCCGTCATTCCGGCTCTGCTGCAGGCCGTGCGGGAGGCGCAGCAAACCGTCATCGACCTCGCGGTGAAGACGCCCAACTCCCCACTCGCCAGCCACAAGCCGCACGATCTCGTCTTCAAGGATGGCAAGATCGTCGTTGCCAACGCCACGGTGGGATCGGCGGACGGCGGCGGGCTGCCGTTCAATCGCGTGCTGGAGATGGCCAGCAAGACGTCGGTGAAGGGCAAAGGCAAGAGCGAGGGCGGCTTCAACGATCCACTGAAGAAGAAATATTCCCTGCACTCCTTCGGCGTGCAGTTCGCCGAGGTCAGCTGGCAGCCCGAGATCGCGCGACTGCGCGTGGAGCGTGTCGTCACCGTGATCGACGGCGGGCGCGTCATCAACATGAAGACAGCCTCCAACCAGATCGAAGGCGCGGTCATCATGGGCGTCGGCATGGCGCTGTTCGAACACACCCACTACGACCCGCAGAACGGCGCCGCGATCAACAGCAATTTCGCCGATTACGTCATGACCACACATGCCGACGCGCCGCGGATCGACGTGTCGTTCGTCGAACATCCCGACACGATTTTCAACGAACTCGGCGCCCGCGGTCTCGGCGAGATCGGTCTCGCCGGCATCGCGGCGGCGATCACTAACGCCGTCCATCACGCCACCGGCGTGCGGGTGCGCAAATTGCCGGTAATGATCGAGGACCTGTTGACGGCATAG
- a CDS encoding FAD binding domain-containing protein codes for MHMFQLRRADDVDAAIKAASGAHTAQQGADIRFLAGGTTLIDLMKLNVETPQHVIDINHLPLDKIEAVDGGLKIGATVRNADLAHDERVLRDYPVLSQALLSGASAQLRNMATTAGNLLQRTRCVYFRDEHMACNKRSPGSGCAAINGFNRTLAILGTSDQCIASNPSDMNVALMALDATIHIRGPQGERNVPISEFFLLPGNTPDKETVMQPGDLITHVMLPAPPKGSRSLYLKLRDRASYEFALASAAVVMTVTDGKIEKAQFAMGGVGTRPWRNADAEKQLVGQAASKDTFRAAADAFLKDAKPQSQNGFKVELAKRCLVHTLDAAARLA; via the coding sequence ATGCATATGTTCCAACTGCGCCGTGCCGACGACGTGGACGCCGCGATCAAGGCCGCCTCCGGTGCGCACACCGCCCAGCAGGGCGCCGATATCCGCTTTCTGGCGGGCGGCACGACGCTCATCGATCTGATGAAGCTGAACGTCGAAACGCCGCAGCACGTCATCGACATCAATCATCTGCCGCTGGACAAGATCGAAGCGGTCGATGGCGGATTGAAGATCGGCGCGACGGTCCGCAACGCGGATCTCGCACATGACGAGCGCGTGCTGCGCGACTACCCGGTACTGTCGCAGGCCCTGCTCTCCGGCGCTTCGGCGCAGTTGCGCAACATGGCGACGACCGCCGGCAATCTCCTGCAACGCACGCGCTGCGTCTATTTCCGCGACGAGCACATGGCCTGCAACAAGCGTAGCCCCGGCTCGGGCTGTGCTGCGATCAACGGCTTCAATCGCACGCTCGCGATTCTCGGCACCAGCGACCAGTGCATCGCCAGCAATCCATCCGACATGAATGTCGCGCTAATGGCGCTCGACGCTACCATCCATATTCGCGGACCGCAGGGCGAACGTAATGTTCCGATTTCGGAGTTCTTCCTGCTGCCGGGCAACACGCCCGACAAGGAAACGGTGATGCAGCCCGGCGATCTCATCACGCATGTGATGCTGCCTGCACCGCCAAAAGGATCGCGCTCGCTGTACCTGAAGCTGCGCGACCGCGCGTCCTACGAATTCGCGCTCGCCTCAGCCGCTGTTGTGATGACAGTGACGGATGGCAAGATCGAGAAGGCGCAGTTCGCGATGGGCGGCGTCGGCACACGGCCGTGGCGCAACGCGGATGCGGAGAAGCAACTCGTGGGACAGGCCGCGAGCAAGGACACATTCCGCGCCGCCGCCGATGCGTTCCTGAAAGACGCGAAACCACAAAGCCAGAACGGCTTCAAGGTCGAACTGGCGAAGCGATGCCTCGTTCACACCCTCGACGCCGCCGCGCGGCTGGCCTGA
- a CDS encoding (2Fe-2S)-binding protein: MSDRDPSEPGKPGLDRRTVLQTIGAAGIATATNWPTPSKADMTPTKTTVSPGYAVETKLVINGKPYSATIDPRTTLLDFLREYVHLTGTKKGCDHGQCGACTVHVDGRRVNSCLTFAGALDGREVTTIEGLGEPGNLHPMQAAFVDHDGYQCGYCTSGQIMSAVALMKEPCGPSDADVRELMSGNICRCGAYQNIVAAIQQVRQGT, encoded by the coding sequence ATGAGTGACCGTGACCCATCCGAACCGGGCAAGCCAGGCCTGGATCGCAGGACCGTCCTGCAGACCATCGGTGCCGCCGGCATCGCAACTGCCACCAACTGGCCAACACCAAGCAAGGCTGACATGACACCGACGAAGACAACCGTCTCGCCGGGTTATGCTGTTGAGACGAAGCTTGTCATCAACGGCAAACCCTATTCGGCCACGATCGACCCGCGCACCACGCTGCTCGATTTCCTGCGCGAGTACGTTCACCTCACCGGCACCAAGAAAGGCTGCGACCACGGCCAGTGCGGCGCGTGCACAGTGCATGTCGATGGCCGCCGCGTGAATTCCTGCCTGACATTCGCCGGCGCGCTCGACGGCCGCGAAGTCACCACCATCGAAGGCCTGGGCGAACCCGGCAACCTGCACCCGATGCAGGCGGCCTTCGTCGACCATGACGGCTACCAGTGCGGCTACTGCACGTCAGGTCAGATCATGTCCGCCGTAGCACTCATGAAGGAACCATGCGGTCCGTCCGACGCCGACGTGCGCGAATTGATGAGCGGCAACATCTGCCGTTGCGGCGCGTACCAGAACATCGTCGCCGCGATCCAGCAGGTCCGGCAAGGCACGTAA
- the yidD gene encoding membrane protein insertion efficiency factor YidD — MSLKLYCNCRACEAAKRAPRNAGRGLIWLYRSTLSPLIGFNCRHVPTCSAYGDEAISRFGLWAGGWMTLARLLRCQPWGTSGLDFVPKQKPETARWYLPWRYGRWRGVNDGAE, encoded by the coding sequence ATGTCTCTCAAACTTTACTGCAACTGCCGCGCCTGCGAAGCCGCGAAGCGTGCGCCTCGCAACGCAGGCCGCGGACTGATCTGGTTGTATCGCTCCACGCTCTCGCCGCTGATCGGATTCAACTGCCGGCATGTTCCAACCTGCTCTGCCTACGGCGATGAAGCCATCAGCCGCTTCGGATTATGGGCGGGCGGATGGATGACGCTGGCGCGGCTGTTGCGCTGTCAGCCGTGGGGCACGTCGGGTCTCGATTTCGTACCCAAACAAAAGCCTGAGACCGCACGCTGGTACCTGCCATGGCGTTACGGCCGCTGGCGCGGCGTCAACGACGGTGCCGAGTGA
- a CDS encoding iron-sulfur cluster assembly scaffold protein, protein MISDIYNKKIIELAGNIPRLGRLPHPDASATAHSKLCGSTVKIDLNMKDGVVTDFGHDVKACALGQASSSIMARHIVGSNADELRQLRETVTKMLKDNGAPPDGKWADIAVLEPVRDYKARHASTLLTFDAVVDAINQIEAKDKEKASDALKADAPAE, encoded by the coding sequence ATGATAAGCGACATCTACAACAAGAAGATCATCGAGCTGGCCGGCAATATCCCTCGCCTTGGCCGCCTTCCCCATCCCGACGCCTCGGCCACGGCCCATTCCAAGCTGTGCGGCTCGACGGTGAAGATCGACCTCAACATGAAGGATGGCGTCGTCACCGATTTCGGCCATGACGTCAAAGCCTGCGCGCTCGGACAGGCCTCCTCCTCGATCATGGCGCGCCACATCGTCGGCTCGAACGCGGACGAACTGCGGCAGTTGCGCGAAACCGTGACGAAGATGCTGAAGGACAACGGCGCGCCGCCGGACGGCAAATGGGCCGACATCGCGGTGCTGGAGCCGGTGCGGGACTACAAAGCCCGCCATGCTTCGACGCTGCTGACGTTCGACGCCGTGGTCGATGCGATCAACCAGATCGAAGCGAAAGATAAAGAAAAGGCCTCAGACGCACTCAAGGCCGACGCGCCGGCCGAATAA
- the folE gene encoding GTP cyclohydrolase I FolE yields MDAVIKPLRGKLDKTEVPASEIEEAAIRPDQSRPSRTEAEQAVKTLLAYIGENPQREGLLDTPRRMVEAYDELFQGYHQCPAEVLNRTFGETAGYDDFVLVRDIGFHSHCEHHVMPFYGKAHIAYTPIDRVVGLSKLARLVDAFAHRLQTQEHLTAQIAAAIDKVLQPRGVAVLIEAEHTCMSVRGIAKPGSKTVTTRFTGMFRDNPDEQARFLNMVRGISA; encoded by the coding sequence ATGGATGCCGTCATCAAGCCGCTGCGCGGCAAACTCGACAAGACAGAAGTCCCTGCTTCCGAGATCGAGGAAGCGGCAATCCGTCCGGATCAGTCGCGCCCGTCACGCACGGAGGCCGAGCAGGCGGTGAAGACGCTGCTCGCCTATATCGGTGAAAACCCCCAGCGCGAGGGCCTGCTCGACACGCCGCGCCGCATGGTCGAGGCTTATGACGAGCTGTTTCAGGGCTACCATCAGTGCCCGGCCGAAGTGCTGAACCGTACCTTCGGCGAGACGGCGGGCTACGACGATTTCGTACTGGTCCGCGACATCGGCTTCCATTCGCATTGCGAACATCACGTCATGCCGTTCTACGGCAAGGCGCACATCGCCTACACGCCGATCGACCGCGTCGTCGGGCTGTCGAAGCTCGCGCGGCTCGTCGATGCCTTTGCGCACCGCCTGCAGACGCAGGAGCATCTCACCGCCCAGATCGCGGCGGCGATCGACAAGGTGCTGCAGCCGCGTGGTGTCGCGGTGCTGATCGAGGCCGAGCACACCTGCATGTCGGTGCGCGGCATCGCCAAGCCGGGCTCCAAGACCGTAACCACGCGCTTCACCGGCATGTTCCGTGACAATCCGGATGAGCAGGCGCGTTTTCTGAATATGGTGCGGGGCATTAGCGCCTGA